A genome region from Rhizobium sp. NXC14 includes the following:
- a CDS encoding NCS1 family nucleobase:cation symporter-1 produces the protein MSIQNPSPSLYNEDLAPAEERKWGAFSIFNVWTSDVHSLWGYYLAASLFLLCGSFVNFVIAIGIGSLVIFFLMSLVGNAGVRTGVPFPVLARASFGTFGANVPALVRAVVACFWYGAQTAAASGAIVALLIRNESLLAFHQNSHMLGHSTLELICYIIVWALQLLIIQRGMETVRKFQDWAGPAVWIMMLILAVYLVVKSGTFSFGSEIPRDVLIDRTKDAGVPGEPGSIAALAAVAATWITYFAALYLNFCDFSRYATSEKALRKGNLWGLPINLLAFCLVAGVTTTAAFTVYGEVLLHPEMISAKFDSWFLALLAALTFAVATLGINVVANFVSPAFDFANVFPRQINFKRGGYIAALIALVLYPFAPWETGAAHFVNFIGSTMGPIFGIMMVDYYLIRKSQLNVEALYQENGEFRFQNGWHGNAFIAFAVGALFSSILPTFTSILPDWWGTYGWFFGVGIGGAIYFVLRMGARRTPAFAS, from the coding sequence ATGAGCATTCAAAATCCGTCTCCCTCGTTGTATAACGAGGATCTGGCGCCCGCGGAGGAGCGTAAGTGGGGTGCATTCAGCATCTTCAACGTCTGGACGTCGGACGTCCATAGTCTCTGGGGCTATTATCTGGCGGCAAGCCTGTTCCTGCTCTGCGGCAGCTTCGTGAACTTCGTCATCGCCATCGGCATCGGCTCTCTCGTCATTTTCTTCCTGATGAGCCTGGTCGGCAATGCCGGCGTGCGTACCGGTGTCCCCTTTCCGGTTCTGGCGCGTGCCTCCTTCGGCACGTTCGGCGCCAATGTTCCGGCGCTGGTCCGGGCGGTGGTCGCCTGCTTCTGGTACGGGGCGCAGACCGCCGCGGCATCCGGCGCGATCGTTGCCTTGCTGATCCGCAACGAGAGCCTGCTCGCCTTCCATCAGAACAGCCACATGCTCGGGCATTCGACCCTCGAACTCATCTGCTACATCATCGTCTGGGCGCTGCAGCTGCTGATCATTCAACGCGGCATGGAAACGGTTCGCAAGTTCCAGGATTGGGCGGGTCCTGCCGTCTGGATCATGATGCTGATCCTGGCCGTCTATCTGGTCGTCAAGTCAGGCACCTTCTCGTTCGGTTCAGAAATCCCGCGCGACGTGCTGATCGATAGGACCAAGGACGCAGGCGTGCCGGGCGAGCCCGGCTCGATTGCGGCACTTGCCGCGGTGGCTGCGACCTGGATCACCTATTTCGCCGCGCTCTACCTGAACTTCTGCGATTTCTCGCGTTACGCGACGAGCGAAAAGGCGCTGCGGAAGGGCAATCTCTGGGGCCTGCCGATCAACCTCCTGGCATTCTGCCTCGTCGCAGGTGTCACGACCACGGCCGCCTTCACCGTATACGGTGAGGTCCTGCTGCATCCGGAAATGATCTCGGCAAAATTCGACAGCTGGTTCCTGGCGCTGCTTGCGGCGCTGACATTCGCGGTGGCAACGCTCGGCATCAACGTCGTGGCGAACTTCGTCTCGCCGGCCTTCGACTTCGCCAATGTCTTCCCGCGCCAGATCAACTTCAAGCGCGGCGGATATATCGCCGCTTTGATCGCCCTCGTGCTCTATCCGTTTGCTCCCTGGGAGACGGGTGCGGCGCATTTCGTCAACTTCATCGGTTCGACGATGGGGCCGATCTTCGGCATCATGATGGTCGACTACTATCTCATCCGGAAGAGCCAGTTGAACGTCGAGGCGCTCTATCAGGAGAACGGCGAATTCCGGTTCCAGAACGGCTGGCACGGCAATGCCTTCATCGCATTTGCGGTCGGTGCGCTGTTCTCGTCGATCCTGCCGACCTTCACCTCCATCCTGCCGGACTGGTGGGGCACCTATGGCTGGTTCTTCGGCGTCGGCATCGGCGGGGCGATCTATTTCGTGCTGAGAATGGGCGCGCGGCGCACTCCGGCCTTCGCCTCATGA